From Fibrobacter sp. UWR4, the proteins below share one genomic window:
- a CDS encoding fibrobacter succinogenes major paralogous domain-containing protein: MRKLKVKNSKYFLSALWLCVFALFLASCSDDSKTAGGSTEDSGIVAIKDRDVAGVAQKGPFVKGSAVTVYELEGKSLNPTGRIFTTKVSSDKGEYAFQKLNLVSQYAVFEALGYYRNEVTGEISSGTVTLSALVDLTETDSVNINVLTHIDNDRVRELVQDGSGFADARKKSKTEISSAFGMTPPTAGFENLDVFGNDAGDAELLAVSMMLQSDLKSGELGSRLADVSEDIAQDGEWNDESVKGEIANWVASANLDSIYANVNSWGFAEQPVEKSDLYSGFVEENKQYISERPSEILDSSASDGEESSSSEKVESSGSSSSADSPASSSSVVVTGETFVDERDGNVYRYVKIGYQVWMAENLRYVSTGSHCFNDDESECEKFGRLYEYSEGLCPAGWHMPTQAEWTVLFDAVGGVDVAGKALRAVGAWNVENYPLTADDTDAYGFSALPSGVYIFGDHENAGFYLSSTLVGGDAVYDVGIVGNGDSAYESNALFTTAISARCVMD, encoded by the coding sequence ATGAGGAAATTGAAGGTGAAAAATAGCAAGTATTTTTTGAGTGCGTTGTGGCTGTGCGTCTTTGCGCTGTTCCTTGCGTCTTGTTCCGACGACAGTAAAACCGCAGGCGGCAGCACCGAAGATTCCGGCATCGTGGCCATTAAGGATCGTGATGTGGCTGGCGTTGCCCAGAAGGGGCCCTTCGTAAAGGGTTCCGCCGTGACGGTCTATGAACTGGAGGGGAAGTCCCTGAATCCCACGGGCCGCATCTTCACGACGAAGGTTTCCAGTGACAAGGGCGAGTATGCCTTCCAGAAATTGAATCTGGTTTCCCAGTACGCCGTGTTCGAGGCCCTGGGCTATTACCGCAACGAGGTGACCGGCGAAATTTCTTCCGGTACGGTTACGCTAAGCGCCCTGGTGGACTTGACCGAGACGGATTCCGTGAATATTAACGTATTGACCCACATCGATAACGACCGCGTTCGTGAACTTGTTCAGGACGGTTCGGGATTTGCTGACGCAAGGAAAAAGTCCAAGACCGAAATCAGTTCCGCTTTCGGCATGACTCCGCCGACCGCTGGTTTTGAAAATCTGGATGTCTTTGGCAATGATGCCGGCGACGCCGAACTGCTGGCAGTTTCCATGATGCTGCAATCCGACTTGAAGTCGGGCGAACTAGGCTCAAGGTTAGCTGACGTTTCTGAAGACATTGCCCAGGACGGCGAATGGAACGATGAATCCGTCAAGGGTGAAATTGCGAACTGGGTTGCAAGCGCAAACCTGGACAGTATTTATGCCAATGTAAATTCCTGGGGCTTTGCCGAACAGCCCGTCGAAAAGAGCGATCTTTACAGCGGGTTCGTAGAAGAGAACAAACAGTATATTTCTGAACGTCCGTCTGAAATTCTAGATAGTTCCGCGTCCGATGGCGAGGAAAGTTCCTCCTCCGAAAAGGTGGAGTCTTCGGGCTCTTCGTCAAGTGCGGATTCGCCGGCGTCCTCCAGTAGTGTCGTTGTGACTGGTGAAACCTTTGTGGACGAACGCGATGGAAATGTCTATCGCTATGTGAAAATCGGTTACCAGGTCTGGATGGCAGAAAATCTACGTTATGTAAGCACCGGCAGCCATTGCTTTAACGATGACGAATCCGAATGCGAAAAGTTTGGCCGCCTTTATGAATACTCCGAAGGCTTGTGCCCCGCAGGTTGGCACATGCCCACTCAGGCGGAATGGACTGTTCTGTTTGATGCCGTAGGCGGTGTGGATGTTGCTGGTAAGGCGCTCCGTGCCGTAGGTGCCTGGAATGTCGAAAACTACCCGCTGACCGCCGACGATACCGATGCCTATGGATTCTCCGCTCTCCCCAGCGGCGTGTACATCTTTGGTGACCACGAAAACGCAGGCTTTTATCTCTCCAGCACATTGGTTGGCGGCGATGCTGTTTATGATGTAGGCATTGTAGGAAACGGTGATAGTGCCTATGAATCCAACGCCCTGTTTACTACGGCAATTTCTGCACGCTGCGTGATGGATTAA
- a CDS encoding acyl-CoA dehydrogenase family protein — translation MANFYTDHPEIKFNLESSPLMNRIVELRENGFANEEKSDYAPADYADAIDNYNKVCELAGDIVSNVIAPNAEAVDAEGPHCENGRVRYASKTYENLEATVKAGLCGVTMPRRFGGLNFPVTAYTAINEMIAAGDAGFENIWSLQDCIETLYEFGDEDQRSRFVPRICAGETMSMDLTEPDAGSDLQRVMLKATYSEADKCWYLNGVKRFITNGDSDIHLVLARSEEGTKDGRGLSMFIYDKRDGGVDVRRIENKMGIHGSPTCELVYKNAKAELCGRRKFGLIKYVMALMNGARLGIAAQAVGISQASYDEALAYAKDRKQFNQAIINFPGVYEMLSNMKARLDAGRALLYQTARYVDIYKSLEDIERTRKLTDEEKAELKLYNKLASAGTPLTKGMNAEYSNINSYDSIQVHGGSGYMLEYACQRLYRDARITSIYEGTTQLQVVAALPHITTGTYTSMLDELEAAAVAPEFESLKARAKAMDDKFKAAIDYVKAAENNEFLDLCSRRLYEMAGNCVMAQLLIRDASANAELFGKSAKVYLNLAEAEVMKHSNFIMGMTADQIADYKA, via the coding sequence ATGGCAAATTTCTATACAGATCATCCAGAGATTAAGTTCAATCTCGAAAGCAGCCCCTTGATGAACCGCATTGTGGAACTCAGGGAAAATGGCTTTGCTAATGAAGAAAAGTCCGATTACGCTCCGGCCGACTACGCCGACGCAATCGACAACTACAACAAGGTTTGCGAACTGGCTGGCGACATCGTTTCCAACGTGATCGCTCCCAACGCAGAAGCAGTTGATGCAGAAGGTCCTCATTGCGAAAACGGCCGCGTCCGCTACGCAAGCAAGACTTACGAAAACCTGGAAGCAACCGTGAAGGCTGGTCTTTGCGGCGTTACCATGCCCCGTCGTTTCGGTGGCCTGAACTTCCCCGTAACTGCTTACACCGCCATTAACGAAATGATCGCTGCCGGCGACGCAGGTTTCGAAAACATCTGGTCCCTTCAGGACTGTATCGAAACTTTGTACGAATTCGGCGATGAAGATCAGCGTTCCCGTTTCGTGCCCCGCATCTGCGCAGGCGAAACCATGTCCATGGACTTGACCGAACCCGATGCCGGTTCCGACCTGCAGCGCGTTATGCTGAAGGCAACCTACAGCGAAGCAGACAAGTGCTGGTACCTGAACGGCGTGAAGCGCTTCATCACCAACGGCGACTCCGATATTCACCTGGTTCTCGCCCGTTCCGAAGAAGGCACCAAGGATGGCCGCGGCCTTTCCATGTTCATCTACGACAAGCGCGACGGTGGCGTCGATGTTCGTCGTATCGAAAACAAGATGGGTATCCACGGTTCTCCGACCTGCGAACTGGTTTACAAGAACGCTAAGGCAGAACTCTGCGGCCGCCGCAAGTTCGGTCTCATCAAGTACGTGATGGCCCTCATGAACGGCGCTCGTCTCGGTATCGCTGCACAGGCAGTGGGTATCAGCCAGGCTTCCTACGACGAAGCTCTCGCCTACGCAAAGGATCGTAAGCAGTTCAACCAGGCTATCATCAACTTCCCCGGCGTCTACGAAATGCTTTCCAACATGAAGGCTCGTCTGGACGCTGGCCGCGCCCTCCTTTACCAGACAGCTCGCTACGTTGACATCTACAAGTCTCTTGAAGATATCGAACGCACCCGCAAGCTCACCGACGAAGAAAAGGCTGAACTGAAGCTGTACAACAAGTTGGCATCTGCCGGCACTCCGCTCACCAAGGGCATGAATGCCGAATACTCCAACATCAACAGCTACGACAGCATCCAGGTTCACGGCGGTTCCGGCTACATGCTGGAATACGCTTGCCAGCGCCTCTACCGCGACGCCCGTATTACCTCCATCTACGAAGGTACTACCCAGCTCCAGGTCGTTGCAGCTCTTCCGCACATCACCACCGGCACCTACACTTCCATGCTCGACGAACTGGAAGCAGCCGCTGTTGCACCGGAATTTGAAAGCCTCAAGGCCCGCGCAAAGGCTATGGACGACAAGTTCAAGGCAGCCATCGACTACGTCAAGGCCGCTGAAAACAACGAGTTCCTGGACCTCTGCAGCCGCCGCCTGTACGAAATGGCCGGTAACTGCGTCATGGCACAGCTCCTCATCCGCGACGCTTCTGCAAACGCAGAACTGTTCGGCAAGAGCGCCAAGGTTTACCTGAACCTTGCAGAAGCAGAAGTGATGAAGCACTCCAACTTCATCATGGGCATGACTGCAGATCAGATCGCAGATTACAAGGCTTAA